The window CACAGAATTACTTGacccaaaagtttaaaaaacgcTCTTAGATCAATGCCTGGCGCAGAGTAGGCATTCTAGATATTTGGTGACtaaattaaataactttttaaacattattcACAAAAATATCCTTAGGAGATTTGGATGGGGCTGGGGATTTTCATAGTCCTCCTCCCCACACTCCGCCCTTCCCAGGTAAGTCTGAGGTACAACCAGATTTGGGAATTGCTGTGTGAAGCCTTAATTGGAGAGAGAGACCCAAGAGAATCAATCCCAGCGAGCAAATTTTACACTTTACAAAAGTGCTATCTCACCCAGAATCACTTGTGACTTTCCCTCAAGCTGTCTTCCTTTGGCTGGTGGGGCAGGCATCGCCATCTACCTTTCACAAAGCAGAAACCTGAGGCCCTGGGAAGTCAAATGACACCCCCCCCTAAACGCACACATAAGGGTCACACTGCCTGAGGTTGGCAGAGTTACCATTAGAATTCGGGCCTCTGGACTCTCCCCTAGGGCTCCTCCCTCTGCACTGAGGGGATAAACCAAGGCCATTGCCGGGGGAGGGGAGCCAGAGAAAGGAGGGGAAGAGCAGCGAATATGTGGAGGGCAAGGTTCAGGGGGGCTGTCTCCTAGCTACCAGCTGCTCCAGGGAAAACACCCCGCACTCCCACGGTAACTCTGGCTGGGAGTGACCTCAGGACAGCCACTTTCCCcatgtgtgcctcagtttcccttatCTGTAGAATGGGCTGATAACCCAAGCCCTAGTTTCTAATAAGATGTGAGTAGATTGTAAAGCACGCTAAAAATCCAAGtagttattattgttgttatcaGGTGAAGGGGCAACCATAACATACACACTGAATGTCCAGAGGGACAGAACGAAATCTAGCCTTTTATTCATTTGATGTCACACTTGAGTATAATGTCCCAGGTGCTGTGCTAGGTAGGGGACATGCACTGTTTCAATTTAGCCCTTCCAACAGCTCAGTGGGGTTGTTGCGGCTGCTGTTCCCATTTCACAGACGCGGAAACCGAAGCTCACCTGAATGCGTGGCAGTTCATCCGCtcatatgttcattcattcaacttctACTAAAAACCTGCTCTGGCCAGGCTCCGGGCCAAGTGTTGAGGATAGGAAGACGAACAAGCCCGTCAGGAGACACGCCCATAATTTACTTTAATAACAACTCAGCACATGCTTCAACAGACAAGGTGCGGTGGGAGCCGGAGGAGGAGCAACCGGTTCCCTCGGGGTTATGGGGACAGACAGTTGCCCTCCCGCGGGGAACTGCACAAGGCACCTGTGCCCTCTATAGAAGTGGTAATCACAAGGGGTCGAGTCTCGTCTGAGTCAAAGCCTCGCTGTATATTCCTGAGAAATCCCTTCCCCTACTGAGCCTGGGTCTCCAACTGGAAAATTAAGAGGTTTGGGCCTGATACCCTGCAGCTTTGGAGGGCGTAAACGTATGGCCCGCCCACCCTCCCCTGGTTTAGTTCAAGCTCGGTCCCAGCGCAGGCTTGGGTCTGAGCCCTCGGCCTCCAGACCGAGCCTTTAGGAAAAAGTGCCAAACACCAGGTCGGGTTGGCAAAGCCAACAGcctggggcggggcctggggccCAAAGGGCGAGGATCCGGTAGGGGGCGGAGCTGAGACCTAGGTGGGGAGTGGCGCGGCCCTCCCAGGAGCGTCCTCATCCAGCCAATGAGCGTCAGGGGGCGGGGCCACCCGGTCTCTCAGAATAAGACCTCGCTGAGGCCCCAGGCGCGGTGCGCAGGTCTCTAAGCCCGGCGGGCTGGGTGATCTGACCCCCTGCTGCCGGAGGTGCGAACAAGGAGCGCGCGGGAGTGCGGAGCTCGGTGCGTCCTGGGCTGGCAGGGGCATCATCAGGTCCGGTTTTCCTTTGCCGGGCTGGGCTGCAGGGAGTGCAGAGTTGCAGCTGGCCCTAGCCGGGGGACTCCCGCGCTGACCATCCGCCCGCCGCCATGGCCGACCACCTGATGCTCGCCGAGGGCTACCACCTGGTGCAGAGGCCGCCGCCCGCCGCGCCCGTACACAACCCTCACTCGCTCCGGACTCTGCAGCCGTACGCGGGCCCAAGCCTGGACAGCGGGCTGCGGCCGCGGGGGGCTCCGCTGGCGCCACCGCCTCCGCCCCCACCCGGAGCTCTGGTGTACGGGGCCTTCGGGCCGCCGCCCGCCTTCCAACCTTTCCCGGCCGTGCCGCCACCGGCCGCCGGCAACGCGCACCTGCAACCGGTGACGACGCTGTACCCGGGCCGCTCGCCCGCGCCCCCCGGCGTCCCGGGCGGCCCCCAGAGCCTGCAGCCGGCGCCCGGCGCTCCGGCCCCCCCGCCGCCCGCGCACGGCCTGGGCGGCATGGACGCCGAACTCATCGACGAGGAGGCGCTGACGTCGCTGGAGCTGGAGCTCGGGCTGCACCGCGTGCGCGAGCTCCCCGAGCTCTTCCTGGGCCAGAGCGAGTTCGACTGCTTCTCGGACTTGGGGTCGGCGCCGCCGGCTGGCTCGGTGAGCTGCTGAGCTCGGCCAGACGCCCACCGGTCGTGTCTGATCTGCCCGCGGGACTCCGCTCCAAACGACTGGGCCCCGCAGGCACCCTCCGTGAGGGTGGAGGCTGCGGGTTTGTGCACGGAGCCCGAGACCCGGGTAGGACGCCTGGCGTCGCTCTGGGTCCTGCCTCCCGTCTCACCTTTCTGACCCGGCGCCTCGGCGGTAAAGAGAAGGGACTGGACCAGCTTCCAGATTCCCGGCTCTTGGAttctgtggcctctctcttccctcGGACCCTCCCCCAAATCTGAGCCATTCCAGGCCTCGGCCTGATTCCCCCTCTCTCCTCACTGCCGGGATCGGGTCCCCGGAGACGTCCATCCTTTGAGCCCTTCCCCATCCCCCCAGCCTGGGCCCTGCTGTCGCTGGGCTTCCCGCCATGGGGAGAGGAAGATTTGTATAGCCCTAACCCCCTGCCTCCTTCAGGCctccaaaaccaaaataaaactgGGTCACTTTATAATCTTGTGTTTTAGTTTCGTtgcctctccccacctccacctcccaaTATAatcttgtgttttagtttcctcgctgctccccacctccacctcccaaGAATGTTTAGCTTCCAAAGTCCTGAGACCGTTGGGCTGGGAACCACAGACCCTAACAGTGCACAAGAGAGGAAACCGACAGTTTCTTTTGAAAACAGCTTGTGAGTTGTGCAATTGTTATGTCATAACCTGGAAGGCACAGGCTGCCACAGGGCTGGGTAACTGGAGGGCACAGACTTCAGACTTTCCGGcttcagggggtggggggagctgggcAGTGCTGCCCTCACCTGTCTGCTCAAGGGCGGCACAGAGGACCAGAGGCGACCAGGGGGAACCCAAGGATTCAGACAGGCCCCAGGCCTTGCACCGCAGCTCTTTCTCTCGTCCAAGACACCACTTATTCTCATTTCTGAGGCTGTTTCCTCAAAGAGGTGTTCTGGGTCTGTCTCCTCGGGtggtcatgaggattaaatgcaaTGGAAGCCTTTAGGATGGTGCCTGACTTAGCCCGCACTCAGTAAATGATAGACTGCTAGTCAACAAATCGGTGCTAGCCTTATTCCCTGGTATGTGCCTCCTTGGAGTCACAGTCCAGGTAGGAATAGGTGGGATGACAGACCTGGAAACAAATTAATCAGGGTACAAGGAAGAGGGGGATGAGGGCTAGAAAACAGGTAGGATGGACAGTTTAGCAAGCCTAGAGCAGAGGGAGTGTTTTCAGCTGGTTAAGCCTGGAGTCTGCTCAGGCTTCAGGGAGGCAGgggcatttgaattgttgaaGTTTCAACTTCTAATGAAGGCATCTTTAGAAACTGAAGGTGACAAGCAAGCGGAGGGAAGAGCCTGTTGAATGGCAGAGAGGCACGCAGGTCCAGGGAGTGTGTGGGGAGGGCGTGGGACATCTGCAAGGGACGGCGGTCTGGTGGCCTTACAGCAACTCTGTGAGGAGACAcagtcctcattttacagatgagggccATGTGGTTTGCCCAAGCCTGGCAGGATTTGGTCTCAGATTCCTGTTCCTCACTGTGAGCTCTTGGCCACCTCTGCTGTTGACTCTGTCTGGAAAGATCCTTGGATGCTCCGAGGATGTGGGAGAAAGGCTAGAGGAGTAAGATCGAAGGCAGGGAGGAGCCCAGAGACATTGCCTAGGACAGAGGCTGTGGAgctggaaagaagaaaatgtattccAGAGACCCTGGACAGGAACACGGAGCTGAGATCTTCTATCCCCAGTGGCTGAGCTTTGTTCTCCTGCCAAGTTATTTCTTGAAGCTTTGAGTTTACCGAAGGCACTGTGTGTCAGAGCCAGCTCGAAGGCCACTGGGATAGGCCTGGAGTGGGTGGGTGCAGGAGGTGTTTGGAAAATGAATCAAGGTCTCCCGTAAGATGATAGGATCTTCTGGGAGAAAGGATggggagggaaggcagagaggCTTCTGGGAAGGGACTGGATGGAGCTCTGAGCTCAGAGAGGCCAGTATTTGCCTTGGCTTCACCCAGGACTGTAAACCAGAGACAGAAACCACGGGGCTAGTTtgggattggggggggggggggcggtttcAGCCCTGGACTTGACACTGCTTTGATTTCttactctctgggcctcagtttctccaccatTAAATGGGGCTAAAATCCCCCACCGTGCTATTTTGCAAAGCAAAAAAGTTTCACAGACATGAGAAGCAAATTCGGGGATGGATTGATAGACAGTCGGTGAACTTGAAAGAGCTCACCATGTGGAAGGGATTATAATAAAACCCAGCACCTGCCTCGTTCTAGTGCTGAGGGGAGAAGAGTAGGGGGTCCAGCTGCTAAGCTGTTTCCCCTAACCCACCCTGCCAAGAGGGGTTGCTGATAAGCTGCTGTCCATCCAAGCAGATGGACAGTGGAAAAAGTAAAGCTGGGGCAGCCAGCCATCTGTATGCCCAAATCCCTGACCTCTTGGTAGGAGTCTGCCCCTACCAGCAGTAGGTGAGAATGGGGTATATTTTCtgccagaaaagaaaaagcaaagtgcTTGTAGTCTGACAGCTTTGGGGTCCAGTTCCAGCAGCTGCTTGTACTAGCCACCTGACCTTAAATGAATCACCTCTCCTCCTGAGTCTCCTACAGAGTCACACCAGCTTCCTGTGATGCTAGTGGGATGCCTCGCACCCCTTCCCTGGGCCCCCCTTCTAAAGCAGCCTGTTACCCCTTCGAGCCTAGGGGCTTGACTCTCACACTGGGCTGGGTCTTCGGGGCCGGGTGTCAGGCTCCTTCAAGGTTGGGAACTGAGTCACAGCCCAGACAAGATGCTTTCCCCTCCTCACCAACCCACCTCCTTATACGAAGCCTTCCCCAGGCCGAAGTTCTTTATTTTGCATCATCTTTTGGTCAACTGGGCTTCATCTCTAAGTAGTTTCTTCCAGCACAACTTTTCTCAGACTCCTCTATAAACGGGGGCACTTATGGTACCACCGTCAGAGACCTGTCTTGGAGATTAAGCGAGTTAACGCATGTGAAGTGTAGAGAACAGTGCCCGGTGCCTCGTGAGGTTTGTGTTCGTGCTATTGTCCCTGGGAAGCAGTTGGGCCTTTATAGTCCTGCACCCATTTAGACATGGGATGTGGGTCACCTGGGAAGTGGCGTGATTGTGGAGAAGGCAGCTGTCTGCAGCTGAGCCGGGGCCTGGAGAAAGCGCCAGCTGCAGGCTGGCTGACCCCAGCACTCCCAGAGACTGGGGCAGCAATTTCTTGGAAAGGGGACGCAAGTGGGGCATTACGGTGTCCACCGCAAGCAGCAGGGCGGGGACTCAGGTGAGGTGATTGTCGTGAGATCACAAGAGGGGTTGCCTCCCTTAATTCTGTGCCCTGGGTGTCTTACCTGCCTCACCCTTGTCCCAGACCTGTCAAGCACCCTCCCTATTACAGAAAATCAAGAAGTTTTTTTAAAGAGACTATTAACCTTATTAAAGGATGCTGTGTTGAGGCTCTAtgtaaagtgcctggcacatggcagagTCTCAGTTCCTGAGAGCCATCGCTATTCTTGTCATCATCGTTCCAGCATCTTCTATTGAAAATATCAATGAACAGTCTGATGCCAGTGTTTTCCCAGGCAGCTTCGGTGGTTTGGCTGATTTCTAAGCAATCCTCTTGAATTCTTTAATTGATTGCCTAACTCCCTACGTCACTCTGCTGTTAGAAGTGCTGGATTAGTGCCAAACCCATGACTAAGTTCATGTTGAGCGCCTACTGTGTGCAGGCACCGTGGGAACTAACAGGGAGTGCCCAGAAGGGACTCTTTCCCTTCccccctctcctttcttctccctctaatCCTGTCAGTGACACTGCT of the Tamandua tetradactyla isolate mTamTet1 chromosome 2, mTamTet1.pri, whole genome shotgun sequence genome contains:
- the CITED4 gene encoding cbp/p300-interacting transactivator 4 gives rise to the protein MADHLMLAEGYHLVQRPPPAAPVHNPHSLRTLQPYAGPSLDSGLRPRGAPLAPPPPPPPGALVYGAFGPPPAFQPFPAVPPPAAGNAHLQPVTTLYPGRSPAPPGVPGGPQSLQPAPGAPAPPPPAHGLGGMDAELIDEEALTSLELELGLHRVRELPELFLGQSEFDCFSDLGSAPPAGSVSC